The genomic region CGCCCTGAAGGTGGCCGGACTGGGCAAGCACGTGCCGCTGCCCGGTGGCGATCTGACCATCCTCGCCGATGTCGGTTTCGAGGTCGCGGCCGGCGATACCGTCGCCATCGTTGGCGCCTCCGGTTCGGGCAAGAGCACCCTGCTTTCGCTGATGGCCGGACTGGACGTGCCCAGCACCGGCGAGGTGCGGCTCGACGGCGCGTCGCTGTCGACGCTGGACGAGGACGGCCGCGCCCGCGTGCGTGGCGAGAAGGTTGGTTTCGTGTTTCAGAGCTTCCAGCTGCTGCCTTCGCTGACCGCGCTGGAGAATGTGATGCTGCCGCTGGAGCTGCGCGGCGACCGCGAGGTCGAGGTACCGGCACGCGCGATCCTGGAGAAGGTCGGACTCGGCGAACGGCTTGGCCATTATCCGCGCCAGCTGTCGGGCGGCGAGCAGCAACGCGTGGCACTGGCGCGCGCGTTCGTGACCCGGCCGTCGCTGCTGTTCGCCGACGAGCCGACCGGCAATCTCGACACCCATACCGGCCAGGCGGTGATCGAGCTGTTGTTCGAACTCAATGCCGATGCCGGCACCACCCTGGTGCTGGTCACCCACGACAGTCACCTCGCCACCCGCTGTCGCCGCCAATTGCGACTCGACAGCGGGCGACTGGTCGGCGATGAACTGCATGCCGTTGAACAGCGTGCCGTTGAACGGCATGCCATTGAGCAGCAGGCGAGTGCGCCATGAGAACGGCGGGACTCGCTTGGCGGCAATTGCGGCGCGACCTGCGTGCCGGCGACGTGCGCATCCTGTTCACCGCACTGGTGCTGGCGGTGCTGGCGGTGACCGCGGTCGGCTTCGTCACCGACCGTGCCGAGCGCGCGCTGGAACAGCAGGCCAACCGCCTGCTCGGTGGCGATGCGCTGGTGCGTGCCGATACCCCGATCGACGGCGTGATCCGCGAAGCGGCCGTGCTGGAAGGCCTGGACAGCGCGGAGACGCTCGAACTCGACAGCATGGTCACCGTCGGCAATGGCGAGGACATGCGCCTGCAGTTGAGTGAACTGCAGGTGCTCGGCGACGGCTATCCCCTGCGAGGCGGCTTCACCGTCCGTGATGCGGATGGCATCGATCGCGACTTCGGAAGCGGCCCGGCGCCGGGCACGGTCTGGCTCAGCCGCGACGGCGCCGACCGCCTCGATGCGGGGCCAGGCGACATGCTCGGCATCGGCGACAGCCGGCTGCGCCTGGAAGGCGTGGTGGTGCAGGAGCCGGATGCGCAGATCGATTACTTCAACATTTCGCCGAAGGTGTACATGAACCTCGCCGACCTGCCCGACACAGGGCTGGTCCAGGAAGGCAGCCGGATCCGCTACCGGCTCGCGGTGGCCGGCGCGCCGCAGGCGGTGGATGCCTTCATCGCTGCCGTTGAACCGAAACTCGGTCGCGGCCAGCGCCTGCAGACGATCAAGGACGCCCGGCCGGAGGTCCGTTCCGCACTCGACCGTGGCAGCCGTTTCCTTGGCCTGGCAGCGCTGGTGTCGGTGGTGCTGGCGGCGGTGGCGGTGGCGATGGCCGCGCGCCGTCATAGCGAGCGCCACCTGTCCGGAAGCGCGGTGATGCGCTGCCTCGGCGCGCAACAGCGCACCCTGGTCGCGGTGCATGTCGGCGAACTGCTGATGCTCGGACTGGCCGCGTGCGCGGTCGGTGTGCTGGTTGCCTACGGATTGCAGTGGGCGGTGGCCGGCTGGTTGGCCAACGCGCTTGAGATAGAGATACCTTCGGCCGGCATCGCCCCGGTACTGCGCGGTTTCGCGGTGGGGTTGGTGGTACTGCTCGCATTCGGCGCGCCGCCGGTGCTGGCTTTGCGGCGGGTGTCGGCGTTGCGGGTGCTGCGGCGCGACCTCGACAAGGTCGAACCGGCGGCGTGGCTGGTCGCCGCTTCGGGCCTGCTCGGCCTGGCCGCACTGCTGTGGTGGCAGGCCGGTTCGGTCGCGCTGGCGCTGGCGATGCTGGTCGGCCTGCTCGCCACCTTCGCGGTGCTTGCAGCGCTGGCATGGGCACTGATCCTCCTCGTCCGACGCCTGCGCTCGCGGATGCGCGGCAGCCTGCGTTACGGGCTGGCCAATGCCGGTCGCCACGCCGGCACCAGCATCGCCCAGGTCACCGCACTCGGGCTTGGGCTGATGGCGCTGCTGCTGCTGACCTTCGTCCGCACCGACCTGCTCGACCGTTGGCAGCTCGCGCTCGCGGCCGAGGCGCCGAACCGCTTCATCATCAACGTGCAGCAGGATCAGCTCGATGCCGTGCGCGAATTCATCGCCGCGCAGGACGTGGCGCCGCCAACACTGTTCCCGCTGGTGCAGGCGCGGCTGGCCACCCACAACGGCCAGGCGGTGACTGGCGAGGATTACGCCGGGCGCGGTAGCCGCGCCGAGCGCATGGCCGAGCGCACCTTCAACCTGTCGGTCGCCGACACGTTGCGCGACGACAACAAGGTCACCGCCGGCACGTTCTGGAGCGGACCGGTGGATGCGCCCGAGCTGTCGGTGGAAGAAGGGTTTGCCGAAAACCTCGGCTGGACGATCGGCGACCGCGTCGGCTTCGATGTCGCCGGCCAGCCGTTCGAGGGCACCATCACCAGCCTGCGCAGCGTCGACTGGGAGAGCTTCCAGCCCAACTTCTTCGTGGTCGCCTCGCCGGGCGCGCTCGACGGCTACCCGGCCAGCCACATCACCGCGATCAGCGTGCCGCCGGAACGACCGCGTTTCACCGCCGAGCTGGTGCGCAGGTTCCCCAATCTGTCGGTGATCGATATCGATGCCGTGCTCGACCAGGTCCGCAGCACCGCCGACCAGGTCTCGACCGTGGTACGGGTGGTGTTCTATTTCTCGCTGGTGGCCGGGGTGCTGGTGTTGATGGCCGCGGTCAGTGCCAGCCAGGACGAGCGGCTGCAGGAAGGCGCGGTGATGCGCGCTCTGGGTGGCAGCCGTCGCCAGCTGCGGCTGGCGCAGGCATCGGAGTTCGCCGCGATCGGCCTGCTCGCCGGCCTGGTCGCCGCGCTCGCCGCCTCGCTGCTGTCCGGCGTGGTTGCGGTGCAGGTATTCGACCTGCCGTGGCGCCCGGACTGGGCGATGGCCGCGTTCGGCGGGGGCCTCGGCCTGCTCGCCGCGGTGGCCGCCGGCCTGTTCGCGACCCGCCGCGTACTCGACGCACCGCCGTCGGTGACGCTGCGCGAGTTGGACAATTGAGGGACGTGAGGTCTCCCGATGGCCGCTGCAAGAAAGCGCCGCGCCCCGGCGAGCAGGGCGCGGCGTGACGGTCCAGGAGTCGGCAGTCAGAACGAATGCAGGAAATTGGCGCCGACGCCCCAGTCCGGGCTGCCATCGGACAGGCCCTTGCTCAGGTAGACCTGGAACCGGCCGTCCTCGCCGGTCGGCGTGGAGAAGAAGCCGACCAGGTCGCTGCGGTCGTCGAAGCCGCTGGCGGCCGCCTCCTTGTAGTCGTACATCAGGCCGACCCGGCCCTGGCCGGTACGCCAGCCGAGGCCGATGTTGCCGCTGAGCACGCTGTCGACCTCGATGAAGTCCGATTCGCCGAGCCAGGTGTAGCCGACGCCGCCGAACAGCAGGGTGCCGCCGAAGTCGCGGTACAGGTCGACGGCGACGCCGTAGTCGTTGGCGCCGGTGCCCAGGCCCTTGTCCTCGTCGGCGGTCGCGATCTTGGCCTTGGCGGTCAGGTCGACGCCGAGCGCACTGCCGGTCGGCACCGCATACGTCGCCGACAGGGTGAGGTCGCCGATGCCGGACGCACTGCCGCGCTCGCTGGTGTCGTCGTCGGCCGGTGGACCGCCGATCAGGCCGCCGCGGCCACGTCCGACCGGGTTGAGGTTGTCGACCAGACCGACCGACGGCAGTACGTTCGGGTCGCCGTCCACGCGGATCCACGGCAGACTGGCTTTGAAGCTCCAGTCGCCGACGTCCACGCGCGTGGTGACCGGGATCGAGAGGATGTCGGTGGTGGTGTCGCTGCCGTAGTCGCCACTGCTGTAGTCGACGCCGATGCCGAGGCTGAAACCGTCGGCGGCCGCGGCCGGTGCGGCGAGCACGAGCAGGGTGAGAGGGAAAACGCTGGAACGGATCATAGGAGCTCGCCTTGTGATGAGGGTGGTCGTCCTGCAGATGTGGAAACGGTGGACGTCCTTCGACGCCCACCGGGATCGATCATCAGCGGATAGGCGGGTTCAGCGACCACCGCGCTGCGGACGCTCGGGGCGCTGCGGGCGCTCGGGCAGCAGCGGACGTTCGGGCAGCAACGGACGGGTCGGCAGTACCGGCTGGCCGACGCCTTCCGGACGGCCGGAGGTTTCGCCACGGGCGCCGGCGTCGATCCGTGCGTTGACGCGGGCATTGGCGGCAATGTCCTTGCCGGCCGCGGCCTGGGCGCGGGCGTCGAGCGAAGTGGCGGCACCGGCGTTGGCGCCCGCGCGGCCGGCGGAAGCCTCATCGGCGGTCTCCAGGCCGGCATCGGCGCGACCGACCGCACTGGCATCGGCGCGAACCGAGCCGCTGACCAGTTCGCCGAGGTTGAAGCCGAGCTCTTGGGCGATCTCGCCCCAGCCCATGCCATCGCTGCGCAGCCCCAACACGTCGGCGAGGGCGATGTCGAGGTCAGCGGCGGCACCGCTGTCGATCAACGCTTCGGCCATTGCCAGGGTCATGTTGATTTCGCCATAGCCCATCGCCGCCGCTGTTTCGCCACCCTCTCGCAGCGAGTGGACCAGGTCGGTCGCGGCCTCGGTCGAGCCGGCCAGTTCGGCGTAGCGGTCGGCGAGCTGCCCGGTGGGCACGGTTGCGTGGGCGACCGCCTCGATGTCGGTTTCGACGTCGACGCCGGCGTCCTGGGCCAGGGCCGCATGTGGCAGGGAGAAGAGGGCGGTAAGCAGCGCCGTGGTCAACAGGTGCTTGCGGGTCATGTCGGGGACTCCTTCGTGCCGCGGACCATCCGCAGCTCTCAGGAGGGATTACGCCCGGGGATGCGGGTTTCTTCCCGGATGGGTCAGTCCGCGTTCATCGCGGCGCACCGGCGCTGGCGAAGCCCGGCGCGGCCCCGACCAGGCCATGGCCGTAAGTGTTGTCGCGTCCGCGCGTGCCCAGGTCGCTGGCCTGTGCGGCCAGCACGGTGCGGACCCCGTCGCCGTGATCGGCATTGGCAACAGGCACGATCTGTGCGGCCAGGCGGGCAACCAGCGGTGCCGCGAACGAGGTGCCGCGGGCCACGTCCCAGCCGCCGCCCGGTATCGCCACCCGCAGCTCCGCGCCGGGAGCGGCGAAGTCGACCTGTGGCCCGCGACCGGCTTCCGGCAGCGCACGCAG from Lysobacter alkalisoli harbors:
- a CDS encoding ABC transporter permease; protein product: MRTAGLAWRQLRRDLRAGDVRILFTALVLAVLAVTAVGFVTDRAERALEQQANRLLGGDALVRADTPIDGVIREAAVLEGLDSAETLELDSMVTVGNGEDMRLQLSELQVLGDGYPLRGGFTVRDADGIDRDFGSGPAPGTVWLSRDGADRLDAGPGDMLGIGDSRLRLEGVVVQEPDAQIDYFNISPKVYMNLADLPDTGLVQEGSRIRYRLAVAGAPQAVDAFIAAVEPKLGRGQRLQTIKDARPEVRSALDRGSRFLGLAALVSVVLAAVAVAMAARRHSERHLSGSAVMRCLGAQQRTLVAVHVGELLMLGLAACAVGVLVAYGLQWAVAGWLANALEIEIPSAGIAPVLRGFAVGLVVLLAFGAPPVLALRRVSALRVLRRDLDKVEPAAWLVAASGLLGLAALLWWQAGSVALALAMLVGLLATFAVLAALAWALILLVRRLRSRMRGSLRYGLANAGRHAGTSIAQVTALGLGLMALLLLTFVRTDLLDRWQLALAAEAPNRFIINVQQDQLDAVREFIAAQDVAPPTLFPLVQARLATHNGQAVTGEDYAGRGSRAERMAERTFNLSVADTLRDDNKVTAGTFWSGPVDAPELSVEEGFAENLGWTIGDRVGFDVAGQPFEGTITSLRSVDWESFQPNFFVVASPGALDGYPASHITAISVPPERPRFTAELVRRFPNLSVIDIDAVLDQVRSTADQVSTVVRVVFYFSLVAGVLVLMAAVSASQDERLQEGAVMRALGGSRRQLRLAQASEFAAIGLLAGLVAALAASLLSGVVAVQVFDLPWRPDWAMAAFGGGLGLLAAVAAGLFATRRVLDAPPSVTLRELDN
- a CDS encoding ABC transporter ATP-binding protein; the protein is MADATTPQAEVRATAVPASAFTSTPVPALKVAGLGKHVPLPGGDLTILADVGFEVAAGDTVAIVGASGSGKSTLLSLMAGLDVPSTGEVRLDGASLSTLDEDGRARVRGEKVGFVFQSFQLLPSLTALENVMLPLELRGDREVEVPARAILEKVGLGERLGHYPRQLSGGEQQRVALARAFVTRPSLLFADEPTGNLDTHTGQAVIELLFELNADAGTTLVLVTHDSHLATRCRRQLRLDSGRLVGDELHAVEQRAVERHAIEQQASAP
- a CDS encoding transporter → MIRSSVFPLTLLVLAAPAAAADGFSLGIGVDYSSGDYGSDTTTDILSIPVTTRVDVGDWSFKASLPWIRVDGDPNVLPSVGLVDNLNPVGRGRGGLIGGPPADDDTSERGSASGIGDLTLSATYAVPTGSALGVDLTAKAKIATADEDKGLGTGANDYGVAVDLYRDFGGTLLFGGVGYTWLGESDFIEVDSVLSGNIGLGWRTGQGRVGLMYDYKEAAASGFDDRSDLVGFFSTPTGEDGRFQVYLSKGLSDGSPDWGVGANFLHSF